The region GACTCACGAAGACCGGGGCTGTCGGGTTTTTTCGTATTTCACCTGCCTGACGGTGAGCGACCCCGTTCGAACGAGGTCGTCATCAGCGCGGCAAAGGCCTCCCGGATTTCAGGGTCGGCAATGCCGGCCGCCTGTTCGGCAACAAACATCCTTTGTTGCTCGCTCAGCGTTCTCGGCGGCTCCGGTTCGTCCTCAACGTCGGACAGCGTCTTTTCAAACGTACCGGGCCGGAGCACGATCTCCCTGATCAACTCCGCCCCAAGCTGCTCGTTGAGCTTTTGTTTCATCATGGTGGTGAGGAAGCGCAACTCCTGCATCCAGGCGGCGCTCGACACGGCGACGGTCAGGGTGCCGTTGATGATCCGCAGCGGTTGCGCCCGCGAAGCCACGGCCGGGCCGACCACCTCGGGCCAGAGGCGCCAGATCTCCACCTCCCGCAGCCGCTCCGCCACCCCGAGCCCCGCCATCTGTTGCTTGAGCAGGTCCGGCAGGGGTTGGGGGAAGCGCATCCGTGTCCGTCTAGCCATTCTGTTTTCTCCGCCGGTTGATGATGCCGCCCGTAATCTGGCCGGCCACCGCCCCGCCCACGGTGAGGGGGATGACACGCCAGCTGAGGCCGGCAGAGATGCGCAACAGGGCAATGATGGGGATCGAAACGTGGATGAGCAAAAACCACATGAAGGAATATTTTTTGTAGTTCTGGCGCAGATACCCGCACGGTACACTGGAAAGGAACGCCGCACAAACCACCAGTACGACTATCAAAGACTCTTGCATGAACAACTCCTTTCAAGCATAGTAGAAATTCGTCTACAGTTTGTCAATCCGCTTATGTTCTAACAGGATGGGGAGATGGAGAAACGCCTTATGGTGCAGGAGGGACATTTACTGGCGGTATTCAATTCCGGCCACCGGGTCATGAAGGCCGAGGGCGTGCTCAAGGCCCTGGGGCTGCCGGTGCTGCTCATACCCGCCCCCCGCCAGCTCCAGACCGACTGCGGGCTGGCCCTGCGCTTCGGCGAGGAGGCCCGGGAGGAGATCATGCAGGCCCTGGAGCGGGAGGATCTGCTGCCGGCCTTTGTCAGCCGCTACACG is a window of Geobacter sp. FeAm09 DNA encoding:
- a CDS encoding DUF721 domain-containing protein; protein product: MARRTRMRFPQPLPDLLKQQMAGLGVAERLREVEIWRLWPEVVGPAVASRAQPLRIINGTLTVAVSSAAWMQELRFLTTMMKQKLNEQLGAELIREIVLRPGTFEKTLSDVEDEPEPPRTLSEQQRMFVAEQAAGIADPEIREAFAALMTTSFERGRSPSGR
- a CDS encoding DUF3343 domain-containing protein, encoding MEKRLMVQEGHLLAVFNSGHRVMKAEGVLKALGLPVLLIPAPRQLQTDCGLALRFGEEAREEIMQALEREDLLPAFVSRYTGGEFVTSWVNEAHEPPTM